The stretch of DNA CCAGCGCGCGGTTCCAGTGTGAGGACGTGTTCCTGCGCGTGGAGAACGCCGACACGCCGTGGACGGCGGCGTACGACGAGGGCGAGGTGCTCTCGCTCCCGATCGCCCACGGCGAGGGCCGATTCGAGATCGAGGCCGAGCGGTACGACGAACTGGTCGACGACGATCGCGTGCTGTTCCGCTACTGCGACGCCGACGGGAACGTGACCGACGCCGCGAATCCCAACGGCTCGACGGGGAACGTGGCGGGTGTGTTGGGTGAACGGGAGACGGTGGCCGTGTTGATGCCGCATCCGGAGCGGGCGTCGTTGGCCGAGTTAGGCGGGAGTACGGACGGGCAGGGCGTGCTGGAAGGGTTCGCGTGAATTTCTGGTTTTAGCTTCCGTCGACGCGAGGTTCACGGAGCCGACAGCAACAGCATCCCGACGCTAGACCACTTGTGACCGCCGTGCGGCGGGCATGAAGCCCGGCGCAGCACGGAATCCCCACCCCTCCCCCCGCGAGCGTCGACGAGAATCTTCGATTCTCGGCTGCCAACCAGAACGCGAAGCGTTCTGGTGACGCCGACCGCTGGCGCTCGCGAGGCGTCCACCGCCACCGCACCGCGGTCGCTGTCGGCGCGAAGCGCGAGGGATGACCGACTGAGCGAAGCGAAGGAGGGAGTCGGTTGGGGAGGTCTGTGGGCTGTGCGGGGCGGTGCGGTCA from Halolamina sediminis encodes:
- the purQ gene encoding phosphoribosylformylglycinamidine synthase I — encoded protein: MTVAVVQFGGSNCDRDAVRALDRIGIDAERVWHEDGLPADTEGVVLPGGFSYGDYLRAGAMAAHSPIMDEVRAAAEDGTPVLGVCNGAQIGSESRLTPGAFTTNASARFQCEDVFLRVENADTPWTAAYDEGEVLSLPIAHGEGRFEIEAERYDELVDDDRVLFRYCDADGNVTDAANPNGSTGNVAGVLGERETVAVLMPHPERASLAELGGSTDGQGVLEGFA